Proteins from one Listeria weihenstephanensis genomic window:
- the iolA gene encoding methylmalonate-semialdehyde dehydrogenase: protein MAEVRKLKNFINGEWVASKTKVYEDVYNPATKEVVAQVPISTREDFDYAAQVAATAFEKWRNIAVPRRARILFNYQQLLLQNKEELARLITLENGKNLTESLGEVQRGIENVEFAAGAPTLMMGDSLASIATDVEATNYRYPIGVVGGIAPFNFPMMVPCWMFPMAIAVGNTFILKPSERTPLLTEKIVELFTEAGLPDGVFNVVYGAHDVVNGILEHPEIKAVSFVGSKPVGEYVFKKGSENLKRVQALTGAKNHTIVLADANMDDALTNIIAAAFGSAGERCMACAVVTVEESIADAFIAKLKERASQIKIGNGLDDGVFLGPVIRAENKQRTLDYIEKGIAEGANLVYDGRSDALDDGYFVGPTIFDGVTTDMTIWKDEIFAPVLSIIRVKNLKEGIAIANESEFANGACLFSTNASAIRYFRENIDAGMLGVNLGVPAPMAFFPFSGWKSSFFGTLHANGKDSVDFYTRKKVVTARYPKPNFDE from the coding sequence ATGGCAGAGGTTAGAAAGCTGAAAAACTTTATAAATGGGGAATGGGTAGCGAGCAAGACGAAAGTTTATGAGGATGTGTATAATCCGGCGACGAAGGAAGTTGTGGCGCAAGTGCCGATTTCGACGCGGGAGGATTTTGATTATGCGGCGCAAGTAGCGGCAACGGCTTTTGAAAAATGGCGGAATATTGCGGTTCCTCGCCGAGCTCGGATTTTATTTAATTATCAGCAGTTGTTACTCCAAAATAAAGAAGAATTGGCACGGCTGATTACGCTTGAAAATGGGAAAAATTTGACGGAGTCGCTTGGTGAAGTGCAACGCGGCATTGAGAATGTGGAGTTCGCAGCTGGTGCACCGACACTTATGATGGGAGATTCGCTGGCATCGATTGCAACGGATGTGGAGGCAACGAATTACCGTTATCCGATTGGTGTTGTTGGTGGGATTGCGCCGTTTAACTTCCCAATGATGGTGCCATGTTGGATGTTCCCAATGGCGATCGCGGTCGGCAATACGTTTATTTTGAAGCCTTCGGAACGTACGCCTTTATTAACCGAAAAAATTGTGGAGTTATTTACAGAAGCGGGACTTCCAGACGGCGTGTTCAATGTCGTTTACGGTGCGCATGATGTGGTGAATGGTATTTTGGAACATCCTGAAATTAAAGCGGTTTCGTTTGTTGGATCTAAGCCAGTTGGTGAGTACGTTTTCAAAAAAGGAAGCGAGAACTTGAAACGGGTGCAGGCTTTGACGGGTGCGAAAAATCATACAATCGTGCTTGCGGATGCGAACATGGATGATGCGCTTACGAACATTATCGCGGCGGCTTTTGGTTCTGCGGGTGAGCGGTGCATGGCATGTGCGGTCGTGACGGTGGAAGAATCGATTGCGGATGCGTTTATCGCTAAGTTAAAGGAACGTGCGAGCCAGATCAAGATTGGTAACGGCCTCGATGATGGTGTTTTCTTAGGCCCGGTGATTCGTGCGGAGAACAAACAACGGACGCTTGATTATATCGAAAAAGGAATCGCGGAAGGTGCGAATCTGGTATATGATGGCAGAAGTGATGCGCTTGATGATGGTTATTTTGTGGGACCAACGATTTTTGACGGTGTGACAACCGATATGACGATTTGGAAGGATGAGATTTTCGCGCCGGTTCTATCGATTATTCGGGTGAAAAACTTGAAAGAAGGAATCGCGATTGCGAATGAATCGGAGTTTGCGAATGGGGCTTGTCTATTCTCGACGAATGCTTCGGCGATTCGGTACTTCCGTGAGAACATCGATGCTGGAATGCTTGGCGTGAACCTTGGTGTGCCTGCTCCGATGGCGTTCTTCCCATTCTCTGGTTGGAAATCTTCTTTCTTCGGAACGCTGCATGCGAACGGTAAAGATAGTGTAGATTTTTATACTCGTAAAAAAGTGGTAACCGCGCGTTATCCAAAACCGAATTTTGACGAATAG